One part of the Desulfovibrio sp. genome encodes these proteins:
- a CDS encoding 4Fe-4S dicluster domain-containing protein, giving the protein MADMLSKLKRADEDLLLENLSRRGFIKVTSCAALGLATLQASEALATMKASPLVIMEKAAGMIVGDPTLCVCCQRCELACTEFNDGKADPKLARIKISRNAMFGPEGGLENTTKGIYGSGSLVIQDTCKQCPHPVPCATACPQNAIIAQKGTGTRVVLKDRCVGCRLCQKACPWGVMTFDEEQGKADKCFLCNGAPKCVDACPAAALRYVPWSDRTREATTRGSFSMMIPDDRRAACNACHVESPGGPRNLKYEQ; this is encoded by the coding sequence ATGGCTGATATGTTGAGCAAACTGAAACGTGCCGATGAAGACCTGCTGCTCGAAAACCTCTCGCGCCGTGGCTTCATCAAGGTAACGTCGTGCGCGGCACTTGGGCTGGCCACGTTGCAGGCCTCGGAGGCACTGGCCACCATGAAGGCTTCGCCTCTGGTGATTATGGAAAAAGCGGCGGGCATGATTGTGGGCGATCCCACCCTGTGCGTGTGCTGTCAGCGGTGCGAACTTGCCTGTACGGAATTTAACGACGGCAAGGCCGACCCCAAGCTTGCGCGCATCAAAATCAGCCGCAATGCCATGTTTGGTCCAGAGGGCGGGCTTGAAAACACCACCAAGGGCATCTACGGCTCTGGCTCGCTGGTGATTCAGGATACCTGCAAGCAGTGCCCGCACCCTGTGCCCTGTGCCACCGCCTGCCCGCAAAACGCCATCATCGCCCAAAAGGGCACGGGCACTCGTGTGGTGCTCAAAGACCGCTGCGTGGGCTGCCGCCTGTGCCAGAAGGCCTGCCCATGGGGCGTGATGACCTTTGATGAAGAGCAGGGCAAGGCCGACAAGTGCTTTTTGTGCAACGGCGCGCCCAAGTGCGTGGATGCCTGCCCGGCAGCCGCCCTGCGCTATGTGCCCTGGAGCGACCGCACCCGCGAGGCCACCACGCGTGGTTCGTTCTCGATGATGATTCCCGATGACCGTCGCGCCGCCTGCAACGCCTGCCATGTGGAATCGCCCGGCGGGCCGCGTAACCTCAAATACGAGCAGTAG